In one Candidatus Peribacter riflensis genomic region, the following are encoded:
- a CDS encoding elongation factor P, with product MYVITELKPGRAIQLDGIPYLIVSSQFGRKSQSKANMQCKLKNLKTGAVIQKNFQGSEQVEPADVGYRRVQYLYTDGEQYTFMDSQNYDQFFLTKEVLGDNVQYLVEGGEVDALMFEEHPIGIQLPSTVDLKIVETMPGVRGDTATGGTKPAKLESGLTINVPLFLQEGDKVKVNTETGEYMKKA from the coding sequence ATGTACGTGATTACAGAGCTCAAACCCGGCCGTGCCATTCAGCTCGATGGGATTCCGTATCTCATTGTTTCTTCGCAGTTCGGCCGCAAGAGCCAGAGCAAGGCAAACATGCAGTGCAAGCTCAAGAACCTCAAGACCGGTGCGGTGATCCAGAAGAACTTTCAGGGCAGTGAGCAGGTGGAACCGGCGGATGTGGGTTACCGGCGCGTGCAGTACCTCTACACAGACGGCGAACAGTACACGTTCATGGATTCGCAGAACTATGATCAGTTCTTTCTGACGAAGGAGGTATTGGGCGATAACGTGCAGTACCTGGTGGAGGGCGGCGAGGTGGACGCACTGATGTTCGAGGAGCATCCCATCGGCATTCAGCTGCCTTCAACGGTGGATCTGAAAATTGTGGAGACGATGCCCGGCGTGCGCGGCGACACCGCCACCGGCGGTACCAAGCCCGCCAAGCTTGAGAGCGGGCTCACCATCAATGTGCCGCTCTTCCTGCAGGAGGGCGACAAGGTGAAGGTGAATACAGAAACGGGGGAGTACATGAAGAAGGCGTAA
- a CDS encoding RNA polymerase sigma-70 factor, ECF subfamily, protein MITEGAILTLVRQAQEGDTQAFSTLYDHFFPQVYRYTAFRFDREMAEDLVADIFVKVWEKLHTYQERKGVPFAAWLFRIARHEVIDAYRSHRDIEEVPEELHDPDEMNHADHRVKREDVLRTVRTAMDALPRRYRDVLLLSYMADLPHSEIARTLKMREGAVRVLKFRALEKLESLLPPEAHGML, encoded by the coding sequence ATGATCACCGAAGGGGCAATTCTCACCCTTGTGCGTCAGGCACAGGAGGGGGATACGCAGGCCTTCAGCACGCTCTACGATCATTTCTTTCCGCAGGTGTACCGCTATACGGCGTTCCGCTTCGACCGGGAGATGGCGGAAGATCTGGTCGCCGATATTTTCGTGAAGGTTTGGGAGAAGCTGCACACGTACCAGGAGCGTAAGGGTGTTCCGTTTGCGGCGTGGCTCTTTCGCATCGCACGCCACGAAGTCATTGATGCGTACCGCTCCCATCGTGATATCGAAGAGGTGCCCGAAGAGCTGCATGATCCGGACGAGATGAACCACGCCGATCATCGCGTGAAGCGCGAAGATGTGTTACGGACGGTGCGCACGGCCATGGATGCGTTGCCGCGGCGGTACCGCGATGTGCTCCTGCTCTCGTACATGGCTGACCTCCCGCACAGTGAAATCGCCAGAACGCTCAAGATGCGCGAGGGCGCCGTACGGGTCCTCAAGTTCCGTGCCCTAGAGAAATTGGAATCGCTTCTTCCCCCGGAAGCCCATGGAATGCTTTGA
- a CDS encoding GMP synthase, translated as MEGTHTCRPIVILDFGGQYAHLIARRVRSLGAFSEIRDPATPAKELKAAAGIILSGGPQSVYDKASPAADPKIFSLGIPVLGICYGLQWMTKTLGGTVTPGKVKEYGHTEIRPVSGGGLLLKDIGERCTVWMSHGDEASGLPEGFAVTATSDACAHAAFEDPRRKFFAVQFHPEVAHTEHGTEILRRFVELCHATPWSVEGYAQRIGDEILEQVKDRRVFMLVSGGVDSTVAFVLLNQVLGAHRVQGLLVDTGLMRKNEIAEIRSAFERLGVTNLRVDDASAEFFQKLQGVMDPEEKRRVIGDTFLSVQKRVSEDLGLTSARGWMLGQGTIYPDTIETKGTKHADHIKTHHNRVPAIQEMLKKGLVIEPLKELYKDEVRALGEELGLPHEFVWRHPFPGPGLGVRILCAEKPDAFSVDDVGIKRWAGAWTVLPVKSVGVQGDGRTYRHALALFSEQPCVLTEQMWRLATEIPNRRREFNRVLLCTSSSGPRPFVFTPGAITRERADLLREADAIVTEEMRRTGLYEAIWQFPVVLLPFGEKLGGQSIVLRPVESQEAMTARAASLPAEVLEHMTKRIMELPGIDFVFFDLTSKPPATIEWE; from the coding sequence ATGGAAGGAACGCACACCTGCCGCCCCATCGTCATCTTGGACTTCGGCGGTCAGTATGCGCATCTCATCGCACGCAGGGTCCGGAGTCTGGGGGCCTTTTCCGAGATCCGCGACCCCGCCACTCCGGCCAAGGAATTGAAGGCGGCGGCCGGCATCATCCTGTCGGGCGGGCCGCAGAGCGTGTATGACAAAGCGAGTCCTGCGGCGGATCCGAAGATTTTTTCGCTCGGCATTCCGGTGCTGGGCATCTGCTATGGGCTGCAGTGGATGACGAAGACGCTCGGCGGTACCGTCACGCCCGGCAAGGTGAAGGAGTACGGCCATACCGAGATCCGTCCCGTGAGTGGCGGCGGGCTGCTGCTCAAAGATATCGGGGAGCGGTGCACGGTCTGGATGTCGCACGGAGACGAGGCCTCCGGCTTGCCGGAGGGGTTTGCCGTCACGGCGACATCCGACGCCTGCGCCCATGCGGCGTTCGAAGATCCGCGACGCAAATTCTTCGCAGTGCAGTTCCATCCCGAAGTCGCCCACACGGAGCATGGAACCGAGATCCTCCGGCGCTTCGTCGAGCTCTGCCACGCCACGCCGTGGTCCGTCGAAGGCTATGCGCAGCGCATCGGCGACGAGATTCTGGAGCAGGTGAAAGACCGGCGTGTGTTCATGCTCGTGTCGGGCGGGGTGGATTCCACGGTGGCGTTCGTGCTCCTCAATCAAGTGCTGGGCGCCCACCGCGTGCAGGGTCTTTTGGTGGATACGGGCCTGATGCGTAAGAACGAAATCGCCGAGATTCGCAGCGCATTCGAGCGGCTCGGTGTGACGAATCTGCGTGTCGACGATGCTTCGGCGGAGTTCTTTCAAAAGCTCCAGGGTGTCATGGATCCCGAGGAGAAGCGACGGGTGATCGGCGACACGTTCCTGTCTGTGCAGAAGCGCGTGAGCGAAGATCTGGGTCTCACCTCTGCAAGGGGCTGGATGCTGGGGCAGGGGACGATTTATCCCGATACCATCGAGACCAAGGGAACCAAACACGCTGACCACATCAAGACGCACCACAATCGCGTGCCGGCGATTCAGGAGATGCTCAAAAAAGGACTCGTCATCGAGCCGCTCAAGGAGCTCTATAAAGACGAGGTGCGTGCACTGGGTGAGGAGCTGGGTCTTCCTCATGAGTTCGTCTGGCGACATCCCTTCCCCGGTCCGGGGCTGGGGGTGCGTATTCTCTGCGCCGAGAAGCCGGATGCTTTCTCGGTCGATGATGTGGGCATCAAGCGTTGGGCGGGCGCGTGGACCGTGCTTCCCGTCAAGAGTGTGGGTGTACAGGGAGACGGACGGACCTATCGCCATGCACTCGCTCTCTTTTCGGAGCAGCCGTGTGTGCTCACCGAACAGATGTGGCGTCTGGCGACGGAGATTCCCAACCGTCGTCGCGAATTCAACCGCGTGCTCCTGTGTACGTCATCTTCCGGGCCGCGCCCTTTCGTGTTCACGCCCGGTGCCATTACGCGCGAGCGGGCCGATCTGCTGCGCGAGGCCGATGCTATCGTCACCGAAGAGATGCGCCGTACCGGTCTCTACGAGGCCATCTGGCAGTTCCCGGTGGTGCTGCTGCCCTTCGGCGAGAAGCTCGGTGGACAATCCATCGTGCTGCGTCCTGTGGAATCGCAGGAGGCCATGACGGCGCGCGCGGCGTCGCTCCCTGCCGAAGTACTGGAACACATGACCAAGAGGATCATGGAGCTCCCGGGCATCGATTTTGTCTTCTTCGATCTCACGAGCAAACCGCCCGCCACTATTGAGTGGGAGTAG
- a CDS encoding integral membrane protein: MLQCLRERLTLLLLALLPLHALLVTVGTRLVMGKGHAPLPYLALWKEALLGVILLLIVAEVAASFRWTSDFGLRTSGSRWDVIDGLIVALLVLGLVVTAFTHGDLKLALLGFRYDFIPLVSFLVARRVQWSEAFQRMALKVLLGIGVIVSAYGIFTAFLPMKFFLWLGYSPAHSLYFADGPLAAFQQVSETALRRIQSTMSGPNQFGLWLLIPLSVLLVRPRPRTIAIVSAIVLLVALFLTFSRAAWIAAFVMAMVTLCRSVPRRLLKGVAAGAVLIMVAIAIVASLLFPSVFFRLSSSRGHLVRPLQAIGHMWAQPLGEGLGAAGPASNRVSETCVFLRPQDDPSWAKTTPRLCVFLGTTQVQPADHACRCPFLPENWYLQVGVELGVLGFVLFLALVVLILRMLARELGNSGIRELQQVAFLTFLGISIAALFLHAWEDSAVAYSVWLLLAMQLHPSPSLHR, translated from the coding sequence ATGCTCCAATGTCTCCGTGAACGGCTCACGCTCCTGCTCCTGGCTCTTCTGCCGCTGCACGCGCTTCTGGTGACCGTGGGCACGAGGCTCGTGATGGGCAAAGGCCACGCGCCGCTCCCGTACCTTGCGCTCTGGAAAGAGGCATTGTTGGGAGTGATTCTGCTGTTGATCGTGGCGGAGGTAGCCGCATCTTTCCGGTGGACTTCGGACTTCGGACTTCGGACTTCGGGTAGCAGATGGGATGTTATTGATGGATTGATCGTTGCGTTGCTGGTGCTCGGGCTCGTCGTCACGGCATTCACGCATGGAGATCTGAAGCTCGCACTGCTGGGGTTCCGGTACGACTTCATTCCGCTTGTTTCTTTCCTCGTCGCGCGTCGAGTGCAGTGGTCGGAAGCGTTTCAACGGATGGCGCTTAAGGTTCTTCTTGGAATCGGTGTCATTGTTTCCGCGTATGGCATTTTCACAGCGTTCTTGCCGATGAAATTTTTTCTGTGGCTCGGCTATTCCCCGGCACACTCGCTCTACTTTGCCGACGGTCCGCTGGCCGCATTCCAACAAGTGAGCGAGACGGCGCTTCGGCGGATTCAATCAACGATGAGTGGGCCGAATCAGTTTGGGTTATGGCTTCTCATTCCCTTGAGCGTACTGCTGGTCCGTCCGCGGCCACGGACTATTGCGATTGTCTCGGCGATCGTGCTTCTTGTCGCGCTCTTTCTCACGTTTTCCCGAGCAGCGTGGATTGCCGCGTTCGTCATGGCGATGGTGACGCTCTGCAGGAGTGTCCCGCGCCGGCTCCTCAAGGGTGTGGCCGCGGGGGCGGTGCTGATCATGGTGGCCATTGCCATCGTTGCGTCTCTTCTCTTTCCGTCAGTCTTCTTCCGCCTCTCCTCCTCGCGCGGGCACCTGGTCCGTCCGCTGCAGGCCATCGGACACATGTGGGCTCAACCGCTCGGCGAGGGCTTGGGGGCGGCAGGGCCTGCCAGTAACCGTGTGAGCGAGACGTGCGTCTTTTTGCGGCCGCAGGATGATCCGTCGTGGGCGAAGACGACGCCCCGGCTCTGCGTCTTCCTCGGCACAACCCAGGTTCAACCGGCGGATCACGCGTGCCGCTGCCCGTTCCTGCCTGAGAACTGGTACCTCCAAGTCGGCGTTGAACTCGGGGTGCTGGGGTTTGTGCTGTTCCTGGCGTTGGTGGTGTTGATCCTGCGCATGCTTGCTCGGGAACTCGGGAACTCGGGGATTCGGGAACTTCAGCAGGTCGCCTTCCTCACATTCCTCGGCATCAGTATTGCCGCACTCTTCCTCCATGCATGGGAGGATAGTGCAGTGGCGTACAGCGTCTGGCTCCTGCTCGCAATGCAGCTGCACCCCTCTCCGTCCCTGCACCGTTGA
- a CDS encoding putative UDP-N-acetylglucosamine 2-epimerase has translation MQEITYRSKKFFDEVAKAPQRHVHLILIATKPDIIKQLPLYFELKKRGHLVLLGHTGQHYSENLSGGMLKEYGVDPDFNLNVRGVMHEIVSQIIGRLGFVIGELKERGKVVIPYVHGDTTTAMAASNAGFSHGFASVHVEAGIRTLTPKYRESGIGNRTSGEMDVAAWRKFLMDQKNWERGSLEPYPEQFNTRCSEAATGVHLAPVDLDREFLRGEGFPEDRIFVVGNSVVDAIGEAMTRVDQAKVFDQYPTLAQGDFVRFCIHRRENCGSDLRFRAIYDAMVSLVKDGRNVLLITMTQTERAFERMGLKKEVEALAKKHKNFLYSPVWPEYVDVMAAMTKASVCATDSGSMQEEMNAMGIPCVTLRFGSDRSESAMAGGNLIAPPADAAAIKKMVEFAWDNKDMQKVPKLYGKNVSAQCIDAVETVLKKGEVFRSDEERLGKREGN, from the coding sequence ATGCAGGAAATCACCTACCGCTCCAAGAAATTCTTTGACGAGGTGGCCAAGGCGCCTCAGCGCCATGTGCACCTGATTCTCATCGCGACCAAGCCCGATATCATCAAGCAGCTGCCGCTGTACTTTGAATTGAAGAAGCGCGGGCACCTGGTCCTGCTCGGGCACACGGGTCAGCACTACAGCGAAAACCTCAGCGGCGGCATGCTGAAGGAGTACGGGGTCGATCCGGATTTCAACTTAAACGTGCGCGGCGTGATGCACGAGATCGTGAGCCAGATCATCGGGCGGCTCGGGTTTGTCATCGGTGAGCTCAAAGAGCGCGGCAAGGTGGTCATTCCCTATGTGCACGGCGACACCACCACGGCCATGGCGGCGAGCAATGCGGGATTCAGCCACGGATTTGCGTCGGTGCATGTCGAGGCGGGGATTCGGACGTTGACGCCGAAGTATCGGGAATCGGGAATCGGGAATCGGACTTCGGGAGAGATGGATGTTGCCGCTTGGAGAAAGTTCCTCATGGACCAGAAGAACTGGGAACGGGGGAGCCTGGAGCCGTATCCGGAGCAGTTCAATACCCGCTGCAGCGAGGCGGCAACAGGTGTGCATCTTGCCCCTGTCGATCTGGATCGGGAATTTTTGCGCGGCGAGGGGTTCCCCGAAGACCGCATCTTCGTCGTGGGCAACTCTGTGGTGGATGCCATTGGCGAGGCGATGACGCGCGTCGATCAGGCGAAAGTCTTTGATCAGTACCCCACGCTCGCCCAAGGCGACTTTGTGCGCTTCTGCATCCATCGCAGAGAGAATTGCGGATCGGATCTCAGGTTCAGGGCGATTTACGATGCGATGGTTTCTCTCGTGAAAGACGGTCGCAATGTGCTGCTCATCACAATGACGCAGACGGAGCGTGCTTTCGAGCGGATGGGGCTCAAGAAAGAGGTGGAAGCACTCGCCAAGAAACACAAGAACTTCCTCTATTCACCCGTCTGGCCCGAGTACGTCGACGTGATGGCGGCCATGACCAAGGCTTCGGTCTGCGCAACCGATTCCGGATCGATGCAGGAGGAGATGAATGCCATGGGGATTCCATGTGTCACGCTCCGGTTCGGGTCCGACCGCAGCGAGTCGGCCATGGCGGGCGGCAACCTCATCGCGCCGCCGGCGGATGCCGCAGCGATCAAGAAGATGGTTGAATTTGCGTGGGACAATAAGGACATGCAGAAAGTGCCGAAGCTCTACGGCAAAAACGTGAGTGCCCAGTGCATCGATGCGGTGGAAACGGTGCTGAAGAAGGGCGAGGTGTTCCGGTCAGATGAGGAACGACTGGGTAAACGAGAGGGGAATTAA
- a CDS encoding 2,3-bisphosphoglycerate-independent phosphoglycerate mutase, translated as MGVLILIRHGQSQWNLENRFAGWTDIPLTDRGREDAGKAAAALASHRFNRAFTSKLNRASETLSIILQALKQTGIPIEADAALNERHYGDLQGLNKAETAEKFGKEQVQLWRRSYATRPPNGESMEDCEKRTLPYYLTKIFPHVVRGETVLVAAHGNSLRPIIKYLDTLEPEAAATLEIGLCTPYVYTFEGEKLLKKEIVSVPGIVTQGASITEKSVKEGRV; from the coding sequence ATGGGCGTTCTGATCCTCATTCGTCACGGCCAGTCGCAGTGGAACCTCGAAAACCGCTTTGCGGGCTGGACCGATATTCCCCTCACTGACCGCGGGCGTGAGGACGCCGGCAAGGCGGCTGCAGCTCTTGCATCACACCGGTTCAATCGTGCGTTCACATCCAAGCTCAACCGGGCATCCGAAACACTTTCGATCATCCTTCAGGCCCTGAAACAGACCGGCATCCCGATCGAAGCGGATGCAGCACTCAATGAACGGCACTACGGTGATCTGCAGGGTCTGAACAAAGCGGAAACCGCAGAGAAGTTCGGCAAGGAACAGGTACAACTCTGGCGCCGCAGCTACGCGACGCGCCCGCCCAATGGCGAGAGCATGGAGGACTGCGAAAAGCGCACGCTGCCGTATTACCTCACCAAGATTTTTCCGCATGTCGTGCGGGGTGAGACCGTACTTGTGGCAGCTCATGGCAACAGTCTGCGGCCCATCATTAAGTACTTGGACACACTGGAGCCCGAAGCCGCTGCAACCCTTGAAATCGGCCTCTGCACCCCGTACGTCTACACGTTTGAAGGGGAGAAGCTGCTCAAGAAAGAGATCGTGTCCGTTCCGGGCATTGTGACGCAAGGAGCATCCATTACCGAAAAAAGCGTGAAAGAGGGCCGGGTGTAG
- a CDS encoding WecB/TagA/CpsF family glycosyl transferase N-acetylglucosaminyldiphosphoundecaprenol: MRPRVSLLGVPLDPVTRTEAVMIIRGFLREGIQRHVMTPNNEMLVEAVHNVPFQELLNRSDLNIPDSTGLLKMARLTGQSLPERVTGVDTVTSLCRELTEETPVFLLGAKPGVAEAAAATLMRQNARLKIVGCFAGSPKEEDAPGIVNMICAAAPHLLFVAFGAPAQDLWIAKHLKDLPSVHVAMGVGGTFDFLAGVRKRAPIGMQRLGLEWLWRLLKEPKRIGRIWEAVVVFPLLVLRYGKDVPQK; encoded by the coding sequence ATGAGACCTCGTGTCTCCCTCCTCGGCGTACCTTTGGATCCCGTCACCCGGACGGAGGCTGTGATGATCATCCGGGGATTTCTGCGCGAGGGAATTCAGCGGCATGTGATGACGCCGAATAACGAAATGCTGGTGGAAGCGGTACACAATGTGCCATTTCAGGAGCTCCTCAACCGCTCAGATCTGAACATCCCCGATTCCACCGGCCTCCTCAAGATGGCCCGGCTGACGGGACAGAGCTTGCCCGAGCGTGTGACGGGCGTGGATACCGTCACCTCGCTCTGCAGGGAGCTCACCGAAGAAACTCCTGTTTTCCTCTTGGGGGCGAAACCGGGTGTCGCAGAGGCCGCAGCTGCAACGCTCATGAGGCAGAATGCTCGCTTGAAAATCGTCGGCTGCTTTGCGGGAAGCCCAAAGGAAGAAGATGCCCCCGGCATCGTGAACATGATCTGTGCCGCCGCACCGCACCTGCTCTTCGTCGCGTTCGGCGCCCCCGCGCAGGATCTGTGGATCGCGAAACACCTCAAAGACCTTCCCTCCGTGCACGTGGCAATGGGCGTCGGCGGGACCTTCGACTTCCTCGCAGGCGTGCGCAAGCGCGCCCCGATTGGAATGCAGCGCCTCGGGCTGGAATGGCTCTGGCGCCTCCTCAAAGAGCCGAAGAGAATCGGCAGAATCTGGGAAGCGGTCGTGGTGTTTCCGCTACTGGTACTGCGTTACGGCAAAGATGTTCCGCAGAAATGA
- a CDS encoding DSBA oxidoreductase, whose translation MRKATLFTLSCSLLLAACTLPTPSRQQQNSPASSSSASSEEVQLQGEEIGEGMPLTEELTETGALAERFLSTGVLEIGNPQAPLTLLMFTEHHCSYCRQVLLELFPRLKTDALDLGSVKVQIAMLPLQKYQKSTEAALGFICSAAQGKGLAMHDTLFRNPNKSKEAILSYAVDLKLDTALLRDCMKSARTTAMLEDQQVWAQSLGIDVVPTFFLNGEKFIGLPYYPDLRGRIEEALQALKEQQ comes from the coding sequence ATGCGCAAAGCCACCCTCTTCACCTTGAGCTGCAGCCTGCTCCTCGCAGCCTGCACGCTCCCCACCCCCTCTCGGCAGCAACAGAACTCTCCCGCATCTTCGTCGAGCGCAAGCTCCGAAGAAGTACAACTCCAGGGGGAGGAAATCGGCGAGGGCATGCCCCTGACTGAGGAACTGACCGAGACCGGCGCTCTGGCCGAACGATTCCTCTCGACTGGCGTACTCGAGATCGGCAACCCACAGGCGCCTCTGACCCTCCTCATGTTCACCGAACACCACTGCAGCTACTGCCGGCAGGTTTTGCTCGAGCTCTTTCCGCGACTCAAGACAGACGCACTCGACTTGGGCAGTGTGAAAGTACAGATCGCCATGCTCCCCCTGCAGAAATACCAGAAGAGCACCGAGGCCGCCCTGGGTTTCATCTGCAGCGCCGCACAGGGCAAAGGGCTCGCCATGCATGACACCCTCTTCCGCAACCCCAATAAATCCAAGGAGGCGATTCTCTCGTACGCGGTGGATCTGAAGCTCGACACCGCCTTGCTGCGCGACTGCATGAAGAGCGCACGGACGACCGCCATGCTCGAGGACCAGCAGGTCTGGGCGCAGAGCCTGGGAATAGATGTGGTGCCCACGTTCTTCCTCAACGGCGAAAAGTTCATCGGGCTCCCGTATTATCCAGATCTCAGGGGCAGAATCGAAGAGGCACTGCAAGCGCTCAAGGAGCAGCAGTGA
- a CDS encoding tRNA (guanine-N1)-methyltransferase: MRIDILTLFPGMFQGPLTESILQRAQEKELLDIRFHDLREFGLGKYHQVDDAPYGGGAGMVMRADVIVPALEAVVSEGEKGKRGNKRMKGKKGSPWRIYFSPRGKKLKQTNVERLAKCDWLILLCGHYEGIDQRIIDGGWIDEEVSIGDYVLTGGELPAMVLVDAIARQIPGVLGKDESATEESFSASLNRKKEYPHYTRPEEFRGLTVPDVLLSGHHKEIEKWRKANVGGRGEG, from the coding sequence ATGCGCATCGATATTCTCACGCTCTTCCCCGGCATGTTTCAGGGGCCTCTGACCGAGAGCATCCTTCAACGTGCGCAAGAGAAGGAGTTATTGGATATCCGGTTCCATGACTTGAGGGAATTCGGGCTCGGTAAGTATCATCAGGTCGATGACGCGCCGTACGGCGGCGGGGCGGGGATGGTGATGAGGGCCGATGTGATTGTGCCGGCATTGGAAGCGGTTGTGAGTGAGGGGGAGAAAGGAAAGAGAGGAAATAAAAGAATGAAAGGAAAGAAAGGAAGTCCTTGGAGAATTTATTTTTCCCCGCGCGGAAAGAAGCTCAAGCAGACCAACGTGGAGCGTCTGGCCAAGTGCGATTGGCTCATTCTGCTCTGTGGGCATTATGAGGGCATCGATCAGCGCATCATCGACGGGGGATGGATCGACGAGGAGGTGAGCATCGGCGACTACGTGCTCACGGGCGGGGAGCTCCCTGCCATGGTGCTCGTGGATGCCATCGCCCGGCAGATTCCTGGCGTGCTCGGCAAGGATGAGTCTGCGACCGAAGAGAGTTTCTCCGCTTCCCTCAATCGCAAGAAGGAGTATCCCCACTACACGCGGCCCGAGGAATTCCGGGGGCTCACTGTTCCGGATGTGCTCCTCTCGGGGCACCACAAAGAGATCGAAAAGTGGAGGAAGGCGAATGTAGGGGGGAGGGGGGAGGGCTAG
- a CDS encoding 2-oxoacid ferredoxin oxidoreductase subunit beta — translation MHDYACDQLCTWCDGCGDYGIWTAAKRALVDLNMAPWQVLLCFDVGCHGNMSDKLLGYRFHGLHGRVLPLAAGAALANPHIPVLAFGGDGASFSEGVGHLVHAVRSNYRMTFIMHNNANYGLTTGQASALTWQDQPMNSSPNGVPETTLNSMDFVFSLQPTFVARGWSGDIPQMTRILTAAIRHRGFAYVDMLQACPTYNKFATHEWLLNHCYDANAKGHDPKDFEKARALAVDTQKRVATGILYQTEDVPAFHERLKPREGVTTTPVEEVKIVDTSRWLKAFA, via the coding sequence TTGCACGACTACGCGTGCGACCAGCTCTGCACGTGGTGCGACGGGTGCGGGGATTACGGCATCTGGACGGCGGCGAAGCGTGCGCTCGTCGATCTGAACATGGCTCCCTGGCAGGTGCTGCTCTGCTTCGATGTGGGGTGCCACGGCAACATGTCCGACAAGCTCCTCGGCTACCGCTTCCACGGACTCCACGGCCGCGTGCTCCCGCTCGCTGCGGGTGCGGCACTGGCCAACCCTCACATTCCCGTGCTGGCCTTCGGTGGAGACGGAGCCAGTTTCTCGGAGGGCGTGGGGCACCTCGTCCATGCCGTGCGCAGCAATTACCGCATGACGTTCATCATGCACAACAATGCGAACTACGGGCTCACCACGGGGCAGGCGAGTGCACTCACATGGCAGGATCAGCCCATGAATTCCTCACCCAACGGCGTTCCCGAAACGACTTTAAACAGCATGGATTTCGTTTTCTCGCTGCAGCCCACGTTCGTCGCGCGCGGATGGAGCGGCGATATTCCGCAGATGACGCGCATCCTCACGGCGGCCATCCGGCACCGCGGGTTCGCGTACGTCGACATGCTGCAGGCGTGCCCCACCTACAATAAATTTGCCACGCATGAGTGGCTGCTCAATCACTGCTACGACGCGAATGCGAAAGGGCATGATCCCAAGGACTTCGAAAAGGCGCGTGCGCTCGCGGTCGACACGCAGAAGCGCGTGGCTACGGGCATTCTGTATCAGACCGAAGACGTCCCCGCCTTCCACGAGCGCCTCAAGCCGCGCGAGGGGGTGACGACCACGCCGGTGGAGGAGGTGAAGATCGTGGATACGAGCCGGTGGCTGAAAGCATTTGCATGA